The following coding sequences lie in one Drosophila bipectinata strain 14024-0381.07 chromosome XR, DbipHiC1v2, whole genome shotgun sequence genomic window:
- the LOC108132512 gene encoding ubiquitin carboxyl-terminal hydrolase MINDY-3 homolog isoform X2: MNDQRSGGEEPASPKGASASMTLAAAALESHNTPERAPDAGAETVVGAGAGTTGVDGGSDVLASGSQASTSTSAVGRGVGGGASACGKQQQQQPQLNATDVRELREIKQLLWGENVRDDVFKRWSQGFEFSEFESTALVQKQGGPCAVIAPVQAYLLKIIIMDMPSGIKLSEISSDKCQSLLIQALCNILKNCRTPRYRIVHLMRRRGFASADPATKERSPSATSESAAAVAARAAAAAALETGVVPGQGEGGGADIDLATEATPASRELSPDEFHNRLHTLHFDDYESLARYYTDNYDQLAHTYGVLLFMYSVFLTKGSEQVAAEVSDTSEPLIHSTYGYGAQSLINLMLTGRAVAHVWDNEQDVGGLKLRGICEQSDIGFITLMEQMRYCTVGSFFKNPRFPVWVMGSDTHLTVLFSNEKRLVSPETPSETGRRIFKSYDPEGNNFISSTMLREVLAALNLVSEPAYVSLMQKRLDPENLGIILLNAFMDEFFPLERRSTPDTFELLHYNGIPGSNENNKVRYYCGSAILLEGDLKSICTSNPMVTCLQTKWPNIEINWHDTHMPSLN; this comes from the exons ATGAACGACCAGCGAAGCGGCGGCGAGGAGCCAGCCTCGCCGAAAGGTGCATCCGCGTCGATGACGCTGGCCGCAGCAGCCTTGGAATCGCACAACACGCCAGAACGTGCACCAGATGCTGGCGCCGAAACGGTAGTTGGTGCTGGTGCGGGCACAACGGGCGTTGATGGTGGTAGTGATGTATTGGCCAGTGGATCCCAGGCGAGCACTAGCACTAGTGCAGTAGGACGAGGCGTTGGAGGCGGTGCATCTGCTTGTGgcaagcagcagcaacaacaaccgcaATTGAATGCCACTGATGTGCGCGAACTGCGCGAGATTAAACAACTACTTTGGGGCGAGAATGTGCGCGACGACGTATTTAAACGTTGGTCGCAAG GATTCGAGTTCAGCGAATTCGAATCGACCGCCTTGGTACAGAAACAGGGAGGACCTTGTGCTGTGATAGCGCCCGTTCAGGCGTACTTGCTTAAGATTATTATCATGGACATGCCAAGCGGCATAAAGCTATCGGAG ATTTCCTCCGACAAGTGCCAGAGCCTGTTGATCCAGGCGCTGTGCAACATCTTGAAGAACTGTCGGACGCCGCGCTATCGTATCGTGCATCTGATGCGCCGGCGTGGCTTCGCCTCTGCCGATCCGGCAACCAAAGAGCGCTCGCCATCCGCCACGTCCGAGTCGGCGGCGGCAGTGGCTgccagagcagcagcagcggctgcTTTGGAGACTGGAGTTGTGCCTGGACAGGGTGAGGGAGGTGGCGCTGACATCGATCTGGCCACGGAGGCCACGCCCGCTTCG CGCGAACTATCGCCCGATGAGTTCCACAATCGCCTGCACACGCTGCACTTCGACGACTACGAGTCCCTGGCCCGCTACTACACGGACAACTACGACCAGCTGGCGCACACCTACGGCGTCCTGCTGTTCATGTACTCGGTGTTCCTCACCAAGGGCTCGGAGCAGGTGGCCGCCGAGGTATCGGACACCTCGGAGCCGCTGATACACAGCACCTATGGCTATGGCGCCCAGTCGCTAATCAATCTGATGCTAACCGGACGGGCTGTGGCCCATGTCTGGGACAACGAGCAGGACGTCGGTGGCCTGAAGCTGCGCGGCATCTGTGAGCAGAGCGACATTGGCTTCATCACCCTGATGGAGCAGATGCGCTACTGCACTGTGGGTTCCTTCTTCAAGAATCCCCGCTTCCCCGTCTGGGTTATGGGATCTGATACGCATTTAACTG TTCTATTCAGCAACGAAAAGAGGCTTGTCTCACCGGAGACGCCCTCGGAGACGGGTCGCCGCATCTTCAAGTCGTACGACCCGGAGGGCAACAACTTTATATCGAGCACCATGCTCCGCGAAGTGCTCGCCGCTCTCAACTTGGTCAGCGAGCCGGCCTA TGTAAGCCTCATGCAGAAGCGTTTGGATCCCGAGAATCTGGGCATTATCTTGCTGAACGCCTTCATGGACGAGTTCTTTCCGCTGGAGCGCCGCTCTACGCCGGACACTTTCGAGCTGTTGCACTACAACGGTATTCCCGGATCCAATGAGAATAATAAG GTGCGCTACTACTGCGGCTCTGCCATTCTGCTGGAGGGCGATCTGAAGTCGATTTGCACCTCGAATCCGATGGTGACTTGCCTGCAGACCAAGTGGCCGAACATTGAGATCAATTGGCATGACACCCATATGCCGTCGCTGAATTGA
- the LOC108132512 gene encoding ubiquitin carboxyl-terminal hydrolase MINDY-3 homolog isoform X1, with amino-acid sequence MNDQRSGGEEPASPKGASASMTLAAAALESHNTPERAPDAGAETVVGAGAGTTGVDGGSDVLASGSQASTSTSAVGRGVGGGASACGKQQQQQPQLNATDVRELREIKQLLWGENVRDDVFKRWSQGFEFSEFESTALVQKQGGPCAVIAPVQAYLLKIIIMDMPSGIKLSEISSDKCQSLLIQALCNILKNCRTPRYRIVHLMRRRGFASADPATKERSPSATSESAAAVAARAAAAAALETGVVPGQGEGGGADIDLATEATPASVRELLLSQQLDSGNSPTQVASHHPDPQRELSPDEFHNRLHTLHFDDYESLARYYTDNYDQLAHTYGVLLFMYSVFLTKGSEQVAAEVSDTSEPLIHSTYGYGAQSLINLMLTGRAVAHVWDNEQDVGGLKLRGICEQSDIGFITLMEQMRYCTVGSFFKNPRFPVWVMGSDTHLTVLFSNEKRLVSPETPSETGRRIFKSYDPEGNNFISSTMLREVLAALNLVSEPAYVSLMQKRLDPENLGIILLNAFMDEFFPLERRSTPDTFELLHYNGIPGSNENNKVRYYCGSAILLEGDLKSICTSNPMVTCLQTKWPNIEINWHDTHMPSLN; translated from the exons ATGAACGACCAGCGAAGCGGCGGCGAGGAGCCAGCCTCGCCGAAAGGTGCATCCGCGTCGATGACGCTGGCCGCAGCAGCCTTGGAATCGCACAACACGCCAGAACGTGCACCAGATGCTGGCGCCGAAACGGTAGTTGGTGCTGGTGCGGGCACAACGGGCGTTGATGGTGGTAGTGATGTATTGGCCAGTGGATCCCAGGCGAGCACTAGCACTAGTGCAGTAGGACGAGGCGTTGGAGGCGGTGCATCTGCTTGTGgcaagcagcagcaacaacaaccgcaATTGAATGCCACTGATGTGCGCGAACTGCGCGAGATTAAACAACTACTTTGGGGCGAGAATGTGCGCGACGACGTATTTAAACGTTGGTCGCAAG GATTCGAGTTCAGCGAATTCGAATCGACCGCCTTGGTACAGAAACAGGGAGGACCTTGTGCTGTGATAGCGCCCGTTCAGGCGTACTTGCTTAAGATTATTATCATGGACATGCCAAGCGGCATAAAGCTATCGGAG ATTTCCTCCGACAAGTGCCAGAGCCTGTTGATCCAGGCGCTGTGCAACATCTTGAAGAACTGTCGGACGCCGCGCTATCGTATCGTGCATCTGATGCGCCGGCGTGGCTTCGCCTCTGCCGATCCGGCAACCAAAGAGCGCTCGCCATCCGCCACGTCCGAGTCGGCGGCGGCAGTGGCTgccagagcagcagcagcggctgcTTTGGAGACTGGAGTTGTGCCTGGACAGGGTGAGGGAGGTGGCGCTGACATCGATCTGGCCACGGAGGCCACGCCCGCTTCGGTGAGGGAACTGCTGCTGTCCCAGCAGCTAGACTCTGGCAACAGTCCAACACAAGTAGCTTCACACCATCCCGATCCACAGCGCGAACTATCGCCCGATGAGTTCCACAATCGCCTGCACACGCTGCACTTCGACGACTACGAGTCCCTGGCCCGCTACTACACGGACAACTACGACCAGCTGGCGCACACCTACGGCGTCCTGCTGTTCATGTACTCGGTGTTCCTCACCAAGGGCTCGGAGCAGGTGGCCGCCGAGGTATCGGACACCTCGGAGCCGCTGATACACAGCACCTATGGCTATGGCGCCCAGTCGCTAATCAATCTGATGCTAACCGGACGGGCTGTGGCCCATGTCTGGGACAACGAGCAGGACGTCGGTGGCCTGAAGCTGCGCGGCATCTGTGAGCAGAGCGACATTGGCTTCATCACCCTGATGGAGCAGATGCGCTACTGCACTGTGGGTTCCTTCTTCAAGAATCCCCGCTTCCCCGTCTGGGTTATGGGATCTGATACGCATTTAACTG TTCTATTCAGCAACGAAAAGAGGCTTGTCTCACCGGAGACGCCCTCGGAGACGGGTCGCCGCATCTTCAAGTCGTACGACCCGGAGGGCAACAACTTTATATCGAGCACCATGCTCCGCGAAGTGCTCGCCGCTCTCAACTTGGTCAGCGAGCCGGCCTA TGTAAGCCTCATGCAGAAGCGTTTGGATCCCGAGAATCTGGGCATTATCTTGCTGAACGCCTTCATGGACGAGTTCTTTCCGCTGGAGCGCCGCTCTACGCCGGACACTTTCGAGCTGTTGCACTACAACGGTATTCCCGGATCCAATGAGAATAATAAG GTGCGCTACTACTGCGGCTCTGCCATTCTGCTGGAGGGCGATCTGAAGTCGATTTGCACCTCGAATCCGATGGTGACTTGCCTGCAGACCAAGTGGCCGAACATTGAGATCAATTGGCATGACACCCATATGCCGTCGCTGAATTGA
- the LOC108132458 gene encoding zinc finger protein 189: MLPRAILPKPTGQGKNSSKPGPQKKKSQPRTYRCGVCLAEFSRHLATKRHEQQCEAKLRKLHVCRHCLSLYGDETRLERHRERKHSDGQFLCLQCGKRYSSATFLYRHVVSWHGNHALFYCSMCADNCNDAKTFGGMRELQEHAAEVHQLGSASLDEGGSEADSLLDETEDLEMLEENIEDMLPNVDWGDDFAFDWPMDLDKEACISDAKPSVFVCPVCANGFSGSLSLVRHLERSHQRNPLECCFCGRTHNTREAVRSHLQRVHILVRLHVCGVCHADFATADHLRKHVNSQHLDHRPHQCILCGKCFAQRGHLVQHLKTDRDHSRNQFVCQLCQWPFFRAIDLERHVNDKHP; this comes from the coding sequence ATGCTACCCCGAGCCATCCTCCCTAAGCCAACTGGCCAGGGAAAGAACAGTTCCAAGCCCGGGCCACAGAAGAAGAAGTCCCAACCACGGACATACAGGTGCGGAGTTTGTTTGGCGGAATTTTCCCGCCATTTGGCCACCAAGCGCCACGAACAGCAGTGTGAGGCCAAATTGAGGAAGCTGCATGTCTGCCGGCACTGCCTGTCGCTCTATGGAGACGAGACCCGTTTGGAGCGGCACCGGGAAAGGAAGCATTCGGACGGGCAGTTCCTTTGCCTGCAGTGCGGTAAGCGATACTCTTCTGCCACGTTCCTGTACCGGCACGTGGTCTCCTGGCATGGCAACCATGCGCTCTTCTACTGCTCCATGTGTGCCGACAACTGCAACGACGCCAAGACCTTTGGCGGAATGCGGGAGCTCCAGGAGCACGCCGCCGAAGTCCACCAACTGGGCAGTGCCTCCCTCGACGAGGGCGGCAGCGAAGCGGATAGTCTGCTGGACGAGACCGAGGACCTCGAGATGCTCGAGGAGAACATTGAGGACATGCTGCCCAACGTAGACTGGGGCGACGACTTCGCCTTCGACTGGCCGATGGACCTGGACAAGGAGGCCTGCATCTCAGATGCCAAGCCCAGCGTGTTTGTGTGCCCCGTCTGCGCCAACGGCTTTTCCGGCAGCCTAAGCCTCGTCAGGCACCTGGAGCGTTCGCACCAGCGCAACCCCCTGGAGTGCTGCTTCTGCGGCCGGACGCACAACACCCGGGAGGCGGTGCGATCTCATTTGCAGCGAGTCCACATCCTGGTGCGCCTGCACGTGTGCGGTGTCTGCCATGCGGACTTTGCCACCGCCGACCACTTGCGCAAACATGTCAACAGCCAGCACTTGGACCACCGACCGCATCAGTGCATCCTATGCGGAAAGTGCTTCGCCCAGCGCGGCCATCTCGTCCAGCACCTGAAGACTGACCGAGACCACTCCCGGAACCAGTTTGTCTGCCAGCTGTGCCAGTGGCCCTTCTTCCGGGCCATCGATCTGGAGCGACATGTCAACGACAAGCATCCCTAG
- the LOC108132477 gene encoding angiopoietin-2-like has protein sequence MFQPVVLLSAICFITVALGSEESCYLTEEQEDDCAAVCHPIVKPLLRYFEKIQAKESQLQNDYSELQKKYTDLEKKGQEHNGQISQFQKNYSDLQKKYSDFQERELEKYDQILQFQKDKWDFQAQIDAKNVEIKFLKDKISELNKTNEIATKILRDDIAKLGEIVKNINSVNRTASPSPTRTVQQLPPPSKAIPDRCPQSQNETEIIQEIQIPGSDPFKVVCYSDEEIGSGWMIVYNHWGETNYFNRTYEEFERGFGDLCRWESKRKLHGES, from the exons ATGTTCCAGCCGGTGGTGCTCTTGTCTGCGATTTGTTTTATTACCGTCGCCCTGGGATCGGAGGAA TCTTGTTATCTCACTGAAGAGCAGGAGGACGACTGCGCGGCGGTCTGTCATCCGATCGTAAAGCCCCTCCTGAGGTACTTTGAGAAGATTCAGGCCAAAGAATCCCAGCTCCAAAACGACTACTCAGAGTTGCAGAAAAAGTACACGGACTTGGAGAAAAAGGGTCAGGAACATAATGGCCAGATATCTCAGTTCCAGAAAAACTACTCCGATTTGCAGAAAAAGTATTCAGACTTTCAGGAAAGGGAACTAGAGAAATATGACCAAATATTGCAGTTTCAAAAGGATAAATGGGACTTTCAAGCTCAAATAGATGCAAAGAATGTGGAAATCAAATTTCTAAAAGATAAAATTagtgaattaaataaaacaaatgaaattGCTACAAAAATACTCCGCGACGACATTGCCAAATTGGGCGAAATAGTAAAGAATATAAATTCGGTTAATAGAACAGCCAGTCCATCACCAACCAGGACAGTCCAGCAACTACCTCCACCCTCCAAAG CTATTCCAGATCGGTGTCCGCAAAGCCAAAATGAAACTGAGATCATCCAAGAAATCCAAATTCCAGGTTCCGATCCGTTTAAAGTGGTCTGTTACTCAGATGAGGAGATTGGTTCTGGTTGGATGATTGTTTATAACCATTGGGgtgaaacaaattattttaatcgcACGTATGAGGAATTTGAAAGAGGATTCGGAGAT CTTTGTCGTTGGGAGTCGAAGCGAAAGCTACATGGTGAAAGCTAA
- the LOC108132486 gene encoding fibrinogen-like protein 1 — MIESTEMFENQQGNITNHTALPDRCPDSLDEYLIVQELQIPGSDPFKVVCYSADWIGSGWMIVYKKRHDVTNFNRTYEEYVRGFGDVGTLREENYFIGLERLHLLTNRNSYELRLGSQECAKFVVGNRSEGYVVKDIEECSGDASESIKLSKFSTWDRDQDGNPDRNWAKKEGYGWWFNSTMNRLFHSVSIMIRRKD, encoded by the exons ATGATAGAGAGCACGGAAATGTTCGAAAATCAACAGGGTAATATTACCAACCATACAG CTCTTCCAGATCGGTGTCCGGATAGCCTAGATGAATACCTGATCGTCCAAGAACTTCAAATCCCAGGTTCTGATCCTTTTAAAGTGGTCTGTTACTCAGCTGACTGGATTGGATCTGGTTGGATGATTGTGTATAAGAAACGCCATGATGTAACTAATTTTAATCGCACCTATGAGGAATATGTAAGAGGATTCGGAGATGTCGGAACGCTGAGGGAGGAGAATTACTTTATCGGGCTCGAAAGATTGCACCTCCTGACAAATAGAAACTCTTATGAGTTACGCTTAGGTTCCCAAGAATGTGCCAAGTTTGTTGTTGGCAATCGAAGCGAAGGCTATGTGGTGAAAGATATCGAAGAGTGTTCTGGAGACGCATCGGAGAGCATTAAGCTATCAAAGTTTTCCACCTGGGATCGAGATCAGGATGGAAATCCCGATCGTAATTGGGCAAAGAAGGAGGGCTATGGCTGGTGGTTCAATTCTAC AATGAATAGACTGTTTCACTCGGTTTCAATTATGATCAGAAGAAAGGATTAA
- the LOC122321943 gene encoding uncharacterized protein, whose protein sequence is MDEVYIIAWMISLFCHKNNLFYNPIEGTMESIVFIFLTVLALNKILSQDVDYTVWEKIAQVLILCIVVQVLLVVAWFPLSVTVHYLVKMGCLYWPWGRGWVFKRVKDNAASLILVALELVALFRVFDIDDMHRLFGSKEDLISRSAIAIVEKQKERVLKRLKRNSRNGRSST, encoded by the coding sequence ATGGATGAAGTCTACATTATTGCATGGATGATTTCCCTTTTTTGCCATAAGAACAATCTCTTCTACAATCCCATCGAAGGCACCATGGAGTCGATTGTGTTCATATTCCTCACCGTGCTGGCTTTGAATAAAATCCTTAGCCAAGATGTGGATTACACTGTTTGGGAGAAGATTGCGCAAGTCCTGATCCTCTGCATAGTGGTCCAAGTCCTTTTGGTCGTAGCCTGGTTTCCCCTCAGCGTAACTGTTCACTACCTCGTTAAAATGGGATGTCTTTATTGGCCCTGGGGACGAGGCTGGGTGTTCAAGCGAGTCAAGGATAATGCAGCGTCCCTTATCCTAGTGGCCTTGGAGTTGGTTGCTCTCTTCAGGGTCTTCGATATCGACGACATGCACCGACTTTTTGGTTCAAAGGAGGACCTAATCTCAAGGAGTGCCATTGCGATAGTGGAAAAACAGAAGGAAAGGGTTTTGAAGCGGCTAAAGCGAAATTCGCGCAACGGGAGGAGCTCCACCTGA